The proteins below come from a single Mytilus edulis chromosome 5, xbMytEdul2.2, whole genome shotgun sequence genomic window:
- the LOC139524628 gene encoding uncharacterized protein yields MKLKLPCCLFALLALKCVQGAPPKNKVKKTGPSCPRYPTRYEGDSLVIEIEKGECEMVIASLNMHEQNADKVKSFRKRVKAVLRKVNMPTVTFRSLMTIYEEGSSRTPSDGTSNNVVPGSQVNDTSKITVINPNTDIGSPNPRQEAVNKCTKTDYRFVGPVLIIDTVPGECQMMIVAHGNRKNKVFKRLNKKGKPIRPRKKIMFEYIDEQFF; encoded by the exons ATGAAGCTGAAATTGCCCTGTTGTCTATTTG CGTTATTGGCGCTTAAATGTGTACAAGGAGCACCTCCAAAAAACAAAGTCAAGAAAACTGGACCAAGCTGTCCTAGATATCCTACAAGATATGAGGGAGACTCTTTGGTCATTGAGATTGAAAAGGGGGAATGTGAAAT GGTCATAGCATCTTTGAATATGCACGAACAGAATGCAGATAAAGTGAAGTCTTTTAGAAAACGCGTGAAAGCTGTATTGAG aaaagTAAACATGCCGACTGTTACCTTTCGTTCTTTGATGACTATTTATGAAGAAGGATCCAGTCGTACACCAAGCGATGGGACAAGTAATAACGTAGTACCTGGCAGTCAAGTCAATGATACATCTAAAATAACAGTCATCAATCCAAACACAGATATAGGGTCGCCAAATCCAAGACAGGAAGCTGTAAATAAATGTACGAAAACGGACTACAGATTTGTTGGACCTGTCTTAATTATCGACACAGTCCCAGGAGAGTGCCAGAT GATGATAGTTGCACACGGAAACAGAAAGAATAAAGTGTTTAAACGTctgaataaaaaaggaaaaccaaTAAGACCAAG GAAAAAGATcatgtttgaatatattgacgAACAATTTTTCTGA
- the LOC139524629 gene encoding uncharacterized protein isoform X1 — MEFNLIYCHLYLLMILSSCYGELTLKTPLGKFAVVGRKYSIGCEFDNTSTSFVLIKDDIVQVEVERRTCSETHSVNYLIQCNDSGDFTVTIQAKDVTQNMENTTWQCSDNILQSPPFPLRVYTPPTSGPITEIKGGNRPFKFGDVVTHICTVIGGYPRPKLTWSCLNRIASRKEYYDDKTRRNILEIQINISKNVHVYNCTCFAGHETWSGQMDKISIPVLIQTAPIVGLNNRNMYTAGHGMPVTITIDYYAYPGNTSAILHKKDYTTIENITKTMYVEGNVDFTANGQTYHYEGESCYWTLGIFNETEYGPYKIMLMNDRGVTHFDFNITSRGPPSEPYNVSIRDITSYGFTATFSPGYSGGHEQTFCISHWPSNDHTRKRTVKSKKEPFKVDNMFSSTEYQFILYAENKIGRSLDSQKDPLTIRTTIGEARDGSHKLIHIVYFVAPMCLLLILTAFITAIVFCYKQKSFTPEVPPYIPPRATLNTDRAVYTDRAVFRRSQGLPDSVTVDRMTSRCKRIRRAIKVPPILAVFRKSRYLPDCNVISDVHEAISRSTSNIPNGNGQTNSRASNEQQNVRQSAATFPRELNYPHIEIRHQGPRTSPALRRQRTNYSQIYFNDRVSAVPESNDVEEDGQSGNYGQIFFQAATLPPRAAK, encoded by the exons atggAATTTAATCTGATTTATTGTCATCTTTATCTTTTAATGATCTTGTCGTCTTGTTACG GTGAACTAACACTGAAAACACCACTTGGCAAATTCGCTGTCGTAGGGAGGAAATATTCCATTGGATGTGAATTCGATAATACTTCAACAAGTTTTGTATTGATAAAAGACGATATCGTACAGGTTGAGGTAGAAAGAAGAACTTGTAGTGAGACTCATTCTGTTAACTACCTGATACAATGTAACGATTCAGGTGACTTCACTGTTACCATTCAGGCAAAGGATGTAACCCAAAACATGGAAAATACAACGTGGCAGTGTTCTGATAATATTTTACAAAGTCCTCCTTTTCCACTCCGTGTGTACA CTCCTCCTACCAGTGGACCTATAACAGAAATAAAAGGTGGTAATAGACCTTTTAAATTTGGTGATGTGGTAACACATATTTGTACAGTAATCGGAGGATATCCCAGACCGAAACTAACCTGGAGCTGTTTGAATCGTATCGCTTCGAGGAAAGAATATTATGACGACAAAACAAGAAGAAACATACttgaaatacaaattaatatttcaaagaacGTCCACGTCTATAACTGTACATGCTTTGCTGGACACGAAACATGGAGTGGACAAATGGACAAAATATCAATACCTGTGCTCATCCAAA CTGCCCCAATCGTTGGCCTAAACAACAGAAATATGTATACAGCAGGTCATGGCATGCCCGTTACCATTACAATAGACTACTACGCATACCCCGGAAACACGTCTGCAATTCTGCATAAAAAAGATTACACTACTAttgaaaatataactaaaacaatgTATGTAGAGGGAAATGTAGATTTCACCGCTAACGGACAAACGTATCACTATGAAGGGGAATCATGTTATTGGACACTTGGAATTTTCAACGAGACAGAATATGGACCTTATAAGATAATGCTTATGAATGATAGAGGGGTTACACATTTCGACTTTAACATAACATCTAGAG GGCCACCATCAGAACCGTACAATGTAAGTATCAGAGATATAACGAGTTATGGATTTACAGCCACATTTTCTCCTGGTTACAGTGGTGGACATGAACAAACATTCTGTATCAGTCATTGGCCTTCAAATGATCACACACGAAAGAGAACTGTAAAGTCAAAGAAAGAACCCTTCAAAGTTGATAACATGTTTTCATCGACGGAATACCAATTTATATTGTATGCCGAAAACAAAATTGGGAGAAGTTTAGACTCTCAGAAAGACCCTTTGACGATACGGACGACAATAGGAGAAGCTAGGGATG GAAGCCATAAGCTGAtccatattgtttattttgttgccCCTATGTGTTTACTGCTGATACTGACTGCTTTCATAACAGCGATTGTTTTCTGTTATAAACAAAAATCCTTTACACCAG AAGTACCTCCATACATACCTCCAAGAGCAACACTTAATACAGACCGAGCAGTATACACTGACAGAGCCGTGTTTAGGAGAAGCCAAGGTCTACCTGATTCTGTAACAGTGGATAGAATGACTTCAAGGTGCAAAAGAATCAGACGAG CAATCAAAGTACCACCAATACTTGCTGTATTTAGAAAATCCAGATATCTACCCGACTGCAACGTCATTTCAGATGTTCACGAGGCTATTTCAAGAAGCACTAGTAACATTCCAAACG GTAACGGTCAGACAAATAGTCGGGCATCGAATGAACAACAAAATGTTCGTCAGTCTGCAGCCACCTTT CCCAGAGAGTTGAACTATCCTCATATTGAAATACGGCACCAAGGACCCAGGACTTCGCCAGCCTTGCGCAGACAAAGGACAAATTACAGTCAAATTTACTTCAATGACCGT GTTTCAGCTGTACCAGAAAGTAATGACGTGGAAGAAGACGGACAAAGCGGTAATTATGGACAGATATTTTTCCAAGCGGCGACATTACCCCCACGTGCAGCGAAGTGA
- the LOC139524629 gene encoding uncharacterized protein isoform X2, with amino-acid sequence MEFNLIYCHLYLLMILSSCYGELTLKTPLGKFAVVGRKYSIGCEFDNTSTSFVLIKDDIVQVEVERRTCSETHSVNYLIQCNDSGDFTVTIQAKDVTQNMENTTWQCSDNILQSPPFPLRVYTPPTSGPITEIKGGNRPFKFGDVVTHICTVIGGYPRPKLTWSCLNRIASRKEYYDDKTRRNILEIQINISKNVHVYNCTCFAGHETWSGQMDKISIPVLIQRPPSEPYNVSIRDITSYGFTATFSPGYSGGHEQTFCISHWPSNDHTRKRTVKSKKEPFKVDNMFSSTEYQFILYAENKIGRSLDSQKDPLTIRTTIGEARDGSHKLIHIVYFVAPMCLLLILTAFITAIVFCYKQKSFTPEVPPYIPPRATLNTDRAVYTDRAVFRRSQGLPDSVTVDRMTSRCKRIRRAIKVPPILAVFRKSRYLPDCNVISDVHEAISRSTSNIPNGNGQTNSRASNEQQNVRQSAATFPRELNYPHIEIRHQGPRTSPALRRQRTNYSQIYFNDRVSAVPESNDVEEDGQSGNYGQIFFQAATLPPRAAK; translated from the exons atggAATTTAATCTGATTTATTGTCATCTTTATCTTTTAATGATCTTGTCGTCTTGTTACG GTGAACTAACACTGAAAACACCACTTGGCAAATTCGCTGTCGTAGGGAGGAAATATTCCATTGGATGTGAATTCGATAATACTTCAACAAGTTTTGTATTGATAAAAGACGATATCGTACAGGTTGAGGTAGAAAGAAGAACTTGTAGTGAGACTCATTCTGTTAACTACCTGATACAATGTAACGATTCAGGTGACTTCACTGTTACCATTCAGGCAAAGGATGTAACCCAAAACATGGAAAATACAACGTGGCAGTGTTCTGATAATATTTTACAAAGTCCTCCTTTTCCACTCCGTGTGTACA CTCCTCCTACCAGTGGACCTATAACAGAAATAAAAGGTGGTAATAGACCTTTTAAATTTGGTGATGTGGTAACACATATTTGTACAGTAATCGGAGGATATCCCAGACCGAAACTAACCTGGAGCTGTTTGAATCGTATCGCTTCGAGGAAAGAATATTATGACGACAAAACAAGAAGAAACATACttgaaatacaaattaatatttcaaagaacGTCCACGTCTATAACTGTACATGCTTTGCTGGACACGAAACATGGAGTGGACAAATGGACAAAATATCAATACCTGTGCTCATCCAAA GGCCACCATCAGAACCGTACAATGTAAGTATCAGAGATATAACGAGTTATGGATTTACAGCCACATTTTCTCCTGGTTACAGTGGTGGACATGAACAAACATTCTGTATCAGTCATTGGCCTTCAAATGATCACACACGAAAGAGAACTGTAAAGTCAAAGAAAGAACCCTTCAAAGTTGATAACATGTTTTCATCGACGGAATACCAATTTATATTGTATGCCGAAAACAAAATTGGGAGAAGTTTAGACTCTCAGAAAGACCCTTTGACGATACGGACGACAATAGGAGAAGCTAGGGATG GAAGCCATAAGCTGAtccatattgtttattttgttgccCCTATGTGTTTACTGCTGATACTGACTGCTTTCATAACAGCGATTGTTTTCTGTTATAAACAAAAATCCTTTACACCAG AAGTACCTCCATACATACCTCCAAGAGCAACACTTAATACAGACCGAGCAGTATACACTGACAGAGCCGTGTTTAGGAGAAGCCAAGGTCTACCTGATTCTGTAACAGTGGATAGAATGACTTCAAGGTGCAAAAGAATCAGACGAG CAATCAAAGTACCACCAATACTTGCTGTATTTAGAAAATCCAGATATCTACCCGACTGCAACGTCATTTCAGATGTTCACGAGGCTATTTCAAGAAGCACTAGTAACATTCCAAACG GTAACGGTCAGACAAATAGTCGGGCATCGAATGAACAACAAAATGTTCGTCAGTCTGCAGCCACCTTT CCCAGAGAGTTGAACTATCCTCATATTGAAATACGGCACCAAGGACCCAGGACTTCGCCAGCCTTGCGCAGACAAAGGACAAATTACAGTCAAATTTACTTCAATGACCGT GTTTCAGCTGTACCAGAAAGTAATGACGTGGAAGAAGACGGACAAAGCGGTAATTATGGACAGATATTTTTCCAAGCGGCGACATTACCCCCACGTGCAGCGAAGTGA